gcctttttacacaatgcagaggattaaccccttaagttccacagtgagtataacaaacatgctatgctgcatatacagactgattttactgttgtgggtttagtaacactttaaacagagCTATTTATAGAAATATACCTCCAATTACTAGTTTACTTATCACTTCTTTGTAAAATATTTAAGGAATTGAGgttgattgactaaaactggagcgtgcaaaacctggtgcagctttgcatagaaaccaatcagcttccagttttttttttgccaaagcttaattgaacaaactgaagttagaagctgattggctaccatgcagagctgtttcagattttgcactccccagttttagtaaatcaaccgcaaaaTGTTGcagtttatttcatttatttattttgcttaaaTGTACTAATATGTTTATTCTTTTTACAGGTGTATTTTACAATCAAATGGATCCAAGTGATTACAGCTACACTAAGGTAGGAGAACCACTTACCATAGCTTGACTGTTATCACTGGCCCCTAGGCACACAAGTTTTGAGCTTTAAGCCACACCCCCTGCCATAGGTTACATAACCTTAAGGTTTTTCGTTTAATAAAATCACCTGACATTTGAAAGATGTCTGTCACCTTAAAGAAAAGGGTACTTGGACATGCAGCAGTACACTAATTAGATTACATGAAACATTTCCTTTGAGTCAGTCATTGTCTAGATTATTGTCAAAACATAGAACAAACTTTCTAGAAGATTGGCATTTTATGTAATTATCTGCAGTTCTCCAGCTCCAAAAAGCAATTGGATCAGTCTTTGACAAAGTCCTTAATGTCCAATGCTAATGATCTGCCATTCATAATATGCCATCTGCATTTGCTTCAGTCTACTCTGCACACCAGGAGGTTTGCTCTAAATAAAGATAACCTTCCTATATGCTGTCTAAGGCTAGCTGTGAGGTTAGACAGGGGGCCCCTTCTCTTCCATGGTTTTCCAACaatgcagctagcaaggagatgacTGCTTTGACAGGTGGAACTTTACTTCATCTCCAAGCACTTGCCCATTTGTCTGGAACATTGCATTCCTTGTGAGACGCTTGTCTCGAGCAAGTACTTGGAGACTGAGAATGGTGTCATATGTCAAAGGGGCCACCTCTGTTCTAGCTGCGTTGTCTGGTGGCCATGGAGGGAGGAGGGGTACCCTGTCTGACCTTGCGACTAGCCTTAGACAGCGCATAGGAaaatgggacaaagtactacatgtactttgtccccaGGGGAACAGAACAATCAACAAAAAGGGTTCCCCACATCAATCGATGTCTCCATGCtatttttgttgagaaatcactttgaaaaatagcCTCTTAGCATTGCTGGCTGtgtccatcttgagtaagggcagatgattcgtgtAGTATTTACTCCCTGGAATccttctgcccttagctcaagcatgcatgcaggagagagaGCTTagcttagagctccacctctcctgccctcctgaagactcctgggatgtatgacataatttgcctagacaAGAAACAAGGAAGTAACTgcagaaatgtattaaaaaaaaagttgagggggcgcatgcgcggagtctaacAGAGCGGTAATGTGctgttagagctccgctccgtgactgagagaaAACCCACCATACAGCCTGAACCTGCCGGTATAACATCTACCACTACCTTGGGCTTATTCCCGTGACCTCAGGGACTGAATTGTTACAGGTAAAATGGTGCTAGGAGGGGGCAGAAACAAATTTAAAACGTCTTCCATGAAGGAGTCTCAGTCAAGGGCTGCAGCCAGAGCGGCATCAGCCTCTGCCTCACAGATTACCTCACAGAACACCTCAGAGCGCTCACACAAGGAGAAGCAGCCTTCTGTTCAGATAACATCACCAGATGATTCTGACATAGAACTTTTCCCCTCACAAGATTCTTCAAAGAATGTATCTACTTCACCTGTGCCTTTGAAACAATTTGAGAGAATGTTACAAAAGGCACTTAAACAAACAGCAGAACATATTACAAGCAGCCTCACAAGAGAAATTAGAGAACTGGGCACACGTACTGATGTATTAGAAAATAAATTTGAAGTAATGGAACTTTCTGTACAAGACACCATGAAAGAAATAGAAAACCTTAAAGAGGAGAATTTTACACTTCAATCCAGATTAGAAGATTATGAGAATAGGGCCAGGCGTTCAAACATTCGCATTAGAGGAATTCCTGAGACGGTAACTGATTTACCTTCGACGATAACAGCCCTATTTCAGGAGCTACAACCGACAATACCCATTGAGCGCCTAGAGATGGATAGGGTCCACCGAGCATTGGCGCCAAAGAAAATAGATGGCCCTCCACGCGATATCATAGCGAAACTTCATTACTATCGCACGAAGGAACAATTGATCTCagcagccagagaaaaacataacCTATCCTTTCAAGGTCATGACTATCAGCTATTTACTGACCTGTCCCAGCTGACCATCAATAAGAGGCGAGCAATGAAGCCCCAATTGGCAGTACTACAGAATCACCATATCatctaccaatggggattcccgttCTCCATCAGATTCACACATCAAGGTTCTAGATTTACCTGCAGATCTCCTGAAGAATTGCAGCTGACTTTACAAGATCTACACTTAGTAGATAAATCACAATCTACCAACCTTACCCGCAGAAGATCTACATCCAACAATCCTGGAAATCATCAGGCTAACAAGAGGAGCCGTATTGCCTCCCCTCCACTGGAACAGGAAGACTCTATGGACTGATATTAAAAGACAGTGTCACATAGACCCCATTTGGACTTCATAGTCCTTTTCTCATTTATTTTGAATATTAAGACTAAATACGTGAGCCATAGTCATTTATGGCATATTTAACTGATTTTCCTTTATGTCCTGAAGTTATAACATTTCCTAAAGGACCCTTTAATATTAATAGTTAATTGTTAAATCTTAGTTCAACCAGAAACATGTTTAAATATTTAAGCCTTATTTATTTCACACCCAAAACTTGTGAAATCtcatttaatatataaaaaaaataaataaataaataaataaataaaaaaaaaaaaaaaaaatgtatgtatatgtgcatatgtatgtatgtatgtgtgtgtgtgtgtatatatatatatatatatatatatatatatatatatatatatatatatatatatatatatatatatatatatatatatatatatatatatatatatatatgtgtatatgtatgtatgtatatgtatgtgtgtatgtgtttatatatgtatacatatatatctatgcattaaaaaaaaaaaaaaagtgtgtgtatatgtatgtatgtatgtatatgtatgtatatgtgtatatatatatatatatgtatgtatgtatatatatatatatatatatatatatatatatatgtatataaataaaaaataaataaataattaaataataataacaaataaataaaaaataaaataaatatgacatGAGAGGATACCTCCTCCAATCAAGCAGCCCCTGATAGACCAGTTTTCAACTCTAATCTATTGCTATCTTTCACCTCTTTATTAGCTTTAATTATGGTCTAACATGTTCAACACTTCTACTTGTATATAATAGTCGCTAGTTAGCTCTTCTGCTATCTTTGAGTTTAAAAAAGGAATAAGAATTTATCTTTCCCCACCCTTCATCAGTTACATTAATATGGGATTTGTAGGTTTACAAGTTATTATATATGCAACTACATCCCAGgtcatccccttttttccccttccataGTATTAAATTACATCTTTATTAACTCAATATTTGAACAAAATATTAATGATATTTATCTCCTCAGTTCTAATAATTAATTATTCTTGTTTAAAATGTTACAATCGTCCTCATTTATGTTTGTAATGAATTGTTCATTTACTTTATTCAATTAGCCGAGTGGGCTAAGAATTAAAACATCTTAATGATGCTCTGTTATAGGGTTTTTCCCTCTTTACACGGTAGTTCCATGTACCCCACTGTGCCTTCCTCGACCGACCATTATTATTATGTGGTCGATCAACGATGGCCCTGTATCCCTTGATGGGGGAAATTTTCCCTCCTCACGGGTAATTCTTGGATCTCATATTAGACTAACTTATTCAAcagtatatttattcatttatgctatttatttttctctttttctagaCCTCCCTAGGTCCTCTTTTTCTTACCCCCCTTTTCTGTTCACTTGGATTGGTCCACTCAGCCGGAAATATAACAAAAGTGGTGAGTATTATCTTTTTTATCTTCTACCATGGCACCCTTGAACatcctttccctgaatgttcagggacttAATATACCGCAAAAGCGTTCAAAAGCATTTAGATTCTTCCAAACGCAGAAAGCACATATAGTTtgcctacaggaaactcattttacaaTAAATTCTACACCCAGATATTTGAGCTCTTCCTATCCTCAGGTCTATTCGGCCTCAGCATCCACTAAACAACGTGGCACCCTGATAGCTTTTCATCGTTCAGTACCCTTTTCTCCTATATCAgaaatcaaagaccctgaagggagataCATCATTTTGACAGGTCATATTATGGATATGGAAATAACAATAATCTCATATTATGCTCCAAATAAAAACCCTACACCCTTTTTTACACATCTCCTACAGGTTATATCCACACACAAAATAGGGACTATTGTAATGTGTGGAGATTCAAATCAGGTTCTTTTACCATTCTTAGATAAAACCCCCTACACGCCCACGAGTTATCCATCTAATCAATCCTTTTCACAGCTTCTTTTGAGATACAACTTAATTGACTCTTGGAGGGAAACTAACCCGGTTAAGAGAGGTTATACATACTATTCGAACCCACATCAAACTCTTTCACGCATTGACCATATATTTTTAACCATAGGCATGATTCCGGAGATTCTCAATTCAAATATAATTCCAATAccatggtcagaccacaatgcgGTTTTTACCAGTATAGCCTCCGCCATTCCCAAATCCCATGATCGTACCTGGTACCTTCCCAATATTCTGCTCAAAAATCCATCTCACTGTATCCAGGTCGAACAAGCCTTAAAAGAATATTTGTTATATAATACATGCCCTGAAATATCCCCGTTAaccctttgggaagcccataaaccagtGCTAAGAGGTATACTACAAAAACAATCTGCATTGTTCAAGAGAGAACGTAAAAATTTGGCACAAAAGCTTGAATTGGAATATAATAATTCCTTTTTAAATTTTCAAGATAATCCCTCCTCGATTTCTAAAGCCCGTCTAGAAAAAGCACGCCTAGAATATGACCTATTCCTTACAGAAAATGCAGATAAATCTTTACGCCGATCTAGACATGCCTTTTATATGAAGTCCAACAAGCCTAACGCATTTCTAGCACGAGCCCTTAACTCCCAatttaaacaaacaaaaccaaTAAGACTCAAAATAACCAAAGATAATTACACATGCAACCCCGTTAAAATAGTTAACAAATTTAGATCCCACTTATCATCCTTATATTCGGCAACAAATGATTATAATCCAGTAGAGGCGGAAGCCTTCTTTTCTCAAATAAAACTCCCAGAGTTAACACACGCCCAACAAGCCCTACTTGAAGAACCCATTTCTTCAGAAGAAGTAAGCTTCACAATCAAAGAACTAAAGTTAAATAAAAGacctggcccggatggcttttcATCTTTATATTACCGCACATTTGCAGAAATCTTATCCCCACTACTAACCAAAGCTTATAATACAATACTAAAAGGTAAATCATTTAGACAAGAGTCGCTTATGGCAATTATCTGTATGATACCCAAACCTAATACTGATCACACATCTTATAAtaattatcgccccatatctctCTTAAACTTAgatacaaaaatattagcaaaaatcctGGCAACTCGACTTAATAAAATTATAGGTAACCTTATCCAtagagatcaggtaggttttatgcCTAATCGTCAAGCAGGAGACAATGTACGGAGAGCAGTTCTATTGGCACACATTGCTAAGACCCGACGTATCCCCTCATGTTTCCTCTCATTGGATATTAGGAAAGCCTTCGACTCAGTGTCTTGGACCTATCTTTATCATACtttacagaaatggggttttggacctcaTTTTATCAAATGGATAGCCGCACTTTATAATAGTCCTcaagcatacataaaatatgcaggctataaatcagacccatttaaaattgaaagaggcacgcgtcagggatgccctttatctcccctTTTATTCGCCCTTCTCATAGAACCTCTTGCCCAATTTATTAGACTAAATCCAACAATAACGGGTATAGAATTAGGAGGTTACAATCACAAACTCTGCATGTTTGCAGAcgatattttactatttttatcttCTCCTCAGATATCAGGCCCCAATTTATTACCTATTCTTAATACATTTGCCAATATTTCCGGACTGATAATTAATCCCAAAAAATGTCTAGCCCTGAATATATCCCTGTCTGATAGAGACAAAGAAATAGTGAGGTCAGCACTCCCTTTCACTTGGGCAGAGAAAACAATCCCATATCTGGGCATACATTTAACAGCATCCATCTCTGATCTCTTCTCAGCTAACTATCCACCCATCCTAAAACACATAACAAATTTGATGAAACAATGGTCTTTCCTTCCACTATCTTGGTTTGGAAGGATTAATACTATTAAAATGTCGATTTTACCTAAATTATTATATCTGTTTAGAGTTCTCCCGATTCCAATTCCGGCTTATTTTTTACGAATAATTCAAAATAGAACGAAAAAATTTGTATGGGGATCCACAAAACCACGAATTCCTATACATACTTTATACCTCCCCAAATCTTCTGGTGGCCTGGGCTTCCCCAACTTTGCAGCATACTATCAAGCTGCACATATGGCAAGCTTAATTAAGTATCACACAACTCATGACACACCCCTGTGGGTAATGATAGAAGCGGCTGAATGTGACCCTCTATCGGTCTCAAATTTATTGTGGCTTAATCCCAAGGATCGTCAAGGTTTACGCAACCCCATCACAAAGCACAGTATAACCCTTTGGGACAAGCTTAAAATTAAGCATCAGTTTCAGTCTCCTCAtaaccccctcctctccttcctcaaaaACCCGGCCTTTTACCCAGCATGGGTTTTCCCTAAATCATTAAAAATATGGGACTCTATGGAAATATCGAGACTACATAAACTCGTCACACCTTCCAACATTATCCCATTTCCAGAATTATGTGAAACAGTTGGATTACCTCAATCAGAAACATTCCGATACCTTCAGATCAAAAATTTTTTCACACCTTTCACAAATACAAAACACTCCTTTACACCAATTTACTAAATTTGAATCCACTTGTCTAAAAGATCCACATGCCAAGAAACAAATTTCTTCTATCTACTCCCATTTACTGACTAATATTAATTTAGATAAACCATCCTAtgttcagaaatgggaggaggacctagggCGAACTCTTGAGGATATGGAATGGTCAAGTATCTGGCAGGCCACTAAAACATCTTCTGATAATATCTTAGCAATGGAAACAAATTACAAAGTTCTGACTCGTTGGTACTTAGTACCTTCTAGAATTGCAAAATATGTTCCAACTTACTCAGCTCTTTGCTTTCGTGGCTGCCCAGACCTGGGCACACATTTGCATGTCTGGTGGACCTGCCCGGTAGCCCagatcttttggaaaaaaatttttggcATAGCCTCTGAAATGTTCAAATTTAAAATTCACCCTGATTCCACCACGGCTTTGCTCAACTTAAAACCGGTATACCTAACACATATACAATTCAAGCTGTTGATCCAGCTACTGACAGCCGCTAGACAAACAATTGCGAAAGCCTGGAAATCCCCTTTACTAGGAGTGGTTGAGACTAAAAATAGAATGAATAATTTCATGATTCACTCTAAAATGGCTGCTATAGAAAATAATCTTATaccaaaatttgagaaaatatggaacccATGGATTAAATTTTTCACTGCATCATCTATGGATGAAAAAGTCCTATTGCCATGGTAGTGGTTAAAATTAACTGATCTTAGTCTTTACTCATCTCCATATGGCTCTCGGACCAATCTGGTgaactccttctccccctcttctctctcttcctctatatTCCTGTTTATCCCTACTCTCTTCTTCTCTGTCCCctacccccctcttttctttttcttttttttttttttttatttcctgtgaaCATCGTACTATTTAAGTTAAATGTTAGTTTTATAATGTAATGAATTGCTCTCATTGTATATCTTAAATCTTTAGCTTTAGATTAGCTTATTAATTCAGCAATGACATACAGTCATCAAACTCCCCACACTAATTCCCTTATATGTACAATGTAATCTTTACATATGATTTGTTttctcttgtttatttatttatttttattatttttttttttttttttcttctctctactTATTTGTAATTTTCCTATGTAATAGCAAAATTAGACTCTGTTCATATGTGATTATTCAACATATAAGTTTTGCTGATTGTtatatattcaataaaatcttttgacaaggaaaaaaaaaagttgaaatcaAATAAATATgatgtactttcctatctatttactaatgctagcagaatgAGGATTAAAAATATCCAATATTGATTggagggtgaagttccactttaacaagagTAAACAGCTACAAGAATGAAAGTGGTTAACACAACAAACAGAGCTTTATAATGACAAATTTTACTCAACTTAAATGGAGTGCATATTCCTTCCTTTCAATTCGATTGAAAAACCCCACAATTTCTTTTGTGTGTTTTCTTCGAGAAGATGTCACTTATCCAGTTATCTTTCTTATTATCTTGGCATTCATGTGCTTTTTTTGGCAAGTTGgttggaaaaaaaaggaagaatctATTCAGCTGCCATGGAAagtgaaaaattatatatttaaagtAATCATTTGTAGCTGTTTATTCCTTAATAATTCCTTTATTCTGTCATTGTTTATGACACCAAGgtgacgttttgttttttttggagacaAACATTTAATCGAACAGTAATGTCTTCCaatatttttctttactttctatatatcacaaacacaaaaaataagtaaataatttaCTTTAATAACCTCAGTGGGTTAAAACGGATAAACTTCTCATCAACCTAAAGAAATTGCAGAGAAAAACAGAGAACAATTCAGTACTTTAACTacgtgcttactgggcacttaaacccccctcctgcccagaccaattttcagctttcagcactgtcacactttgaatgacaattgcgcggtcatacaacactgtactcaaatagagctttcttttggtggtatttaatcacagctgggatttttattttttgctaaacaaacaaaaaaaatggaaaattttgaaaaaaaaaaaatcatgtttcatagtttgttataaaactttgcaaacaggtaatttttctccttcattgatatgcgctgatgaggcagcactggtgggcactgataggctgcactgatgggcacggataggcacagttaaggcggcactgataggcacagttaagggggcactgataggcacagttaaggcagcactgatggggacagataaggcggtactgatgggcacagataaggcggcactaatggccactgatgggcgctgatgggtggcacggataggtggcactgatgggcactgataggtaccactgatggggggcactgatgggaacttatgggcactggcaggtgacactgatgggcactgataggtggcactgatgtgggcgctgatgggtggcactgtgggcattgatggatggcactgtgggcactgatgggtgacgctggtgggcactggtaggcggcactgctgcctattgctgtgtcgctggcagggggcacagatgatcgccatgatcgggactgatgtccctctcacggccgccggcgattggcttttttttttcctcctcacgctgtcagcgtgaggagaaaaatagccgattaccggctctgtttacatcacatgatcagctgtcattggctgacagctgatcatgtggtaaggggttgggaccgaccccttactctgatctgtgatcaggcgagtctcatagactcgctgatcaccaagcgtgccgcgcgcgccctgcagggggcgcgcaggccgctcgtgcacaggacgacgtcaatagacgtcgtcccggcaatgaaatatgagtggtgtatccgcgcaacagaacagaaaattaaaaaagtggagaaaatgggaaaaaatggaaacaatggaagaaatcgcataaaggactgctgcctccacagatgtaatTTCCagcaaggtggaaaaaacagaagggaaGTGAAAGGttagtgtgggtgtggcgctgtcctaattcatagaatacttggtagatcgtgtgtagccaaatcccatatgtaaagtcgcatataaagtatagaccaaaattgcaaataaaaaattcaataaaaataaaaccaaacataaaacagcaaagtgaccccctttggagtgtgtaggtgtaacgttgtcctagtggagaaaaaagtggagaaaatggaaaaaaatggaaacaatggaagaaatcgcataaaggactgctgcctccacagatgtgatttccacctaggtggaaaaaacagaaggtaagtgaagggttagtgtgtgggtgtggcgctgtcctaattcatagaaatacttggtaaatcgtgtgtagccaaatcccatatgtaaagtcgcatataaagtatagaccaaaattgtaaataaaaaattcaacgaaaataaaaccaaacataaaacagcaaagtgaccccctttggagtgtgtaggtgtaacgttgtcctagtttaaaaaatactttataagtcgtgtgtagccaaatcccacatgtaaagtcgcatgtaaattataaacaaaatataaacaaaatcgcagactgcacattacccccgcaggggttaaagaagctggtgagtgtccgcatgatcacaagacacgagcacctggtcaccaagattaatacaaatacctgccttgttttacaaagatgtcaagtttttcacttaagttgcactgagcactagtcacgatttaacctatgtaattattcagcaatgttatgtttgtcaaagacttttaaatcaatcactatatggggtttttacgcggatggaatagttttgtctaaagtaattttttgatttcatcccctgttccccttctcccctcccccaattcaaagggggccaacctagccgttaaatttgctatatgcgattttgtttatattttgtttataatttactaaattttactaaaactggagcacacagaggttcatgcagctgtgcatagtaaccagcttctaacttcagcttgttcagttaaacttttaCAATgagacctagaagctgattggttactatgcacagctgcaccatattctgtgtgcagcagttttagtaaatctccttctCAGTGACTTTGATTGAATACTGATCCTTCCCTTCAAAGACCACGTGACCAGTGCCACTGCATTGCTCAAGTCACCTGATATAAAGTTCAAAAGGTTAGGTGCCCGAGCACCATGGGAAGCCTTGGGTATGGTGCTTGGAGCTGGAAGAG
This window of the Aquarana catesbeiana isolate 2022-GZ linkage group LG01, ASM4218655v1, whole genome shotgun sequence genome carries:
- the TMEM116 gene encoding transmembrane protein 116 isoform X1 — protein: MAPLNILSLNVQGLNIPQKRSKAFRFFQTQKAHIVCLQETHFTINSTPRYLSSSYPQVYSASASTKQRGTLIAFHRSVPFSPISEIKDPEGRYIILTGHIMDMEITIISYYAPNKNPTPFFTHLLQVISTHKIGTIVMCGDSNQVLLPFLDKTPYTPTSYPSNQSFSQLLLRYNLIDSWRETNPVKRGYTYYSNPHQTLSRIDHIFLTIGMIPEILNSNIIPIPWSDHNAVFTSIASAIPKSHDRTWYLPNILLKNPSHCIQVEQALKEYLLYNTCPEISPLTLWEAHKPVLRGILQKQSALFKRERKNLAQKLELEYNNSFLNFQDNPSSISKARLEKARLEYDLFLTENADKSLRRSRHAFYMKSNKPNAFLARALNSQFKQTKPIRLKITKDNYTCNPVKIVNKFRSHLSSLYSATNDYNPVEAEAFFSQIKLPELTHAQQALLEEPISSEEVSFTIKELKLNKRPGPDGFSSLYYRTFAEILSPLLTKAYNTILKGKSFRQESLMAIICMIPKPNTDHTSYNNYRPISLLNLDTKILAKILATRLNKIIGNLIHRDQVGFMPNRQAGDNVRRAVLLAHIAKTRRIPSCFLSLDIRKAFDSVSWTYLYHTLQKWGFGPHFIKWIAALYNSPQAYIKYAGYKSDPFKIERGTRQGCPLSPLLFALLIEPLAQFIRLNPTITGIELGGYNHKLCMFADDILLFLSSPQISGPNLLPILNTFANISGLIINPKKCLALNISLSDRDKEIVRSALPFTWAEKTIPYLGIHLTASISDLFSANYPPILKHITNLMKQWSFLPLSWFGRINTIKMSILPKLLYLFRVLPIPIPAYFLRIIQNRTKKFVWGSTKPRIPIHTLYLPKSSGGLGFPNFAAYYQAAHMASLIKYHTTHDTPLWVMIEAAECDPLSVSNLLWLNPKDRQGLRNPITKHSITLWDKLKIKHQFQSPHNPLLSFLKNPAFYPAWVFPKSLKIWDSMEISRLHKLVTPSNIIPFPELCETVGLPQSETFRYLQIKNFFTPFTNTKHSFTPIY